From the genome of Tachysurus vachellii isolate PV-2020 chromosome 2, HZAU_Pvac_v1, whole genome shotgun sequence, one region includes:
- the gabrz gene encoding gamma-aminobutyric acid type A receptor subunit zeta: protein MCSCSPLGSVIVLLIISSFIQILHSSAEEVLPPTIQNLMKGYNKYLRPFFGSSPVTVGMSLDIASIDTISEINMDYTATIFLRQRWTDERLRFDGNKSLSLDGRLVELLWVPDTFIVDSKKSFLHDITVENRLIRIFPNGTVLYALRITTTVACSMDLTKYPMDKQTCTLQLESWGYNVKDVVFYWTRGNQSVSGLDTLQLAQYTLEDYYTSESEAVYETGRYPKLIFHFQLRRSILYFILETYVPSSALVVLSWVSFWISQASVPARICIGVTTVLTMTTLMMGARTSLPNANCFIKAIDVYLGICFSFIFGALIEYAVAHFCTLHQPNAANAYKYGQEMQEREDEMNGIVTSIGSQALRVRKREEILSRAGSTSSPTCSDTKEERSSQAQSRCTKSLSLLRRIVCFLNCCHVENPHYIDNYSRLTFPLSFIFINLLYWTYYLYF from the exons TTTCATACAGATTTTACACTCCAGTGCTGAAGAGGTCCTACCTCCCACCATTCAGAATCTGATGAAGGGCTACAACAAGTACCTGAGGCCTTTCTTCGGAA GTAGTCCTGTTACTGTTGGCATGAGTTTGGATATTGCCAGCATAGATACTATATCAGAGATCAACATG GACTACACAGCGACTATCTTCTTGCGGCAGCGCTGGACAGATGAGCGTCTGCGCTTTGATGGCAATAAGAGCCTGAGTTTGGATGGCAGGCTGGTGGAGCTTCTTTGGGTTCCTGACACATTCATTGTGGACTCCAAAAAATCTTTTCTGCATGACATCACTGTGGAGAACAGACTGATCAGGATATTCCCCAATGGCACTGTGCTTTATGCCCTGAG AATCACCACCACAGTGGCCTGCAGTATGGACCTGACAAAGTATCCCATGgacaaacaaacatgcacactTCAGCTAGAAAGCT GGGGTTATAATGTGAAGGATGTGGTGTTTTATTGGACACGTGGGAACCAGTCAGTTAGTGGACTTGATACTCTCCAGCTGGCTCAGTACACGCTAGAGGACTACTATACCTCAGAGTCTGAAGCTGTGTATGAGACAG GCAGGTACCCAAAGCTGATCTTCCACTTCCAGCTGAGGCGAAGCATCCTTTACTTCATTCTGGAGACATATGTGCCATCTAGTGCCCTAGTGGTTTTGTCCTGGGTCTCCTTCTGGATCAGTCAGGCCTCGGTCCCTGCTCGAATTTGCATAG GGGTGACCACGGTCCTGACAATGACCACACTGATGATGGGGGCACGCACATCTCTGCCCAATGCTAACTGCTTCATTAAAGCCATTGATGTGTACCTGGGCATCTGCTTCAGCTTCATCTTTGGTGCCCTCATAGAGTACGCTGTGGCCCATTTTTGTACTTTACATCAACCAAATGCTGCTAATGCATATAAG TATGGACAGGAGATGCAGGAACGTGAGGATGAGATGAATGGGATCGTCACATCCATTGGCAGCCAGGCTCTACGGGTACGCAAAAGGGAGGAGATCCTGTCCCGTGCTGGCAGCACTAGCAGTCCCACTTGCAGTGACACTAAAGAGGAGCGTTCCTCCCAGGCCCAGAGCCGCTGCACCAAGTCCCTCTCCCTGCTGCGCCGCATTGTGTGCTTCTTAAACTGTTGCCATGTGGAAAACCCACACTACATTGACAACTACTCACGCCTGACCTTCCCTCTttccttcatcttcattaaTCTGCTCTACTGGACCTACTACCTGTacttttag